From a region of the Flavobacterium sediminilitoris genome:
- a CDS encoding AAA family ATPase has product MSDVAAIQQLVQKQKALKQEIAKVIVGQDEVINQIVLSVFAGGHALLIGVPGLAKTLMVNTISKALGLNFKRIQFTPDLMPSDILGSEILDENRQFKFIKGPVFSNIILADEINRTPPKTQAALLEAMQERSVTVAGHNYKLELPYFVLATQNPIEQEGTYPLPEAQLDRFMFAIKLEYPSFQEEVDVVKATTSDFKPVVNSLFTAQEITDFQNVIRKIPVADNVIEYAVTLVSKTRPDNPLTNDFVKTYIDWGAGPRASQNLILAAKTQAALNGKFSPDIEDVQSVATGILRHRIVKNYKADAEGISEEEIIKKLF; this is encoded by the coding sequence ATGTCAGATGTAGCAGCTATTCAGCAATTGGTACAAAAACAAAAAGCATTAAAACAAGAAATTGCAAAAGTTATTGTAGGACAAGATGAAGTAATAAATCAAATTGTGTTAAGTGTTTTTGCTGGCGGACATGCATTGTTAATAGGAGTTCCAGGATTGGCAAAAACATTAATGGTAAATACCATTTCAAAAGCGTTAGGACTAAACTTTAAACGCATTCAGTTTACACCCGATTTAATGCCATCAGATATATTAGGAAGTGAGATTTTAGATGAAAATCGTCAATTTAAATTCATAAAAGGACCCGTCTTCTCAAATATTATCTTGGCAGATGAAATAAACAGAACACCACCTAAAACACAGGCTGCTTTGCTAGAAGCAATGCAAGAAAGATCAGTAACCGTAGCAGGACATAATTACAAATTAGAATTACCGTATTTCGTTTTAGCAACACAAAACCCTATTGAACAAGAAGGAACATATCCTTTGCCAGAAGCGCAGTTAGATCGTTTTATGTTCGCAATAAAATTAGAATATCCTTCTTTTCAAGAAGAAGTAGATGTTGTAAAAGCAACTACTTCCGATTTTAAACCTGTAGTAAATTCATTATTCACAGCACAAGAAATTACCGATTTTCAAAACGTAATTCGTAAAATTCCAGTAGCAGATAATGTTATAGAATATGCCGTAACCTTAGTTAGTAAAACTAGACCAGATAATCCATTAACAAACGACTTTGTTAAAACTTATATCGATTGGGGAGCAGGACCAAGAGCGTCTCAAAACCTTATTTTAGCAGCAAAAACACAAGCTGCCTTAAATGGGAAGTTTTCACCAGATATAGAAGATGTTCAATCGGTAGCAACAGGTATTTTACGTCATCGTATTGTGAAAAATTACAAAGCAGATGCAGAAGGAATAAGTGAAGAAGAAATTATTAAAAAATTGTTTTAA
- a CDS encoding M949_RS01915 family surface polysaccharide biosynthesis protein has translation MKKNLVLFLVFTFGLFFGQNKNHSEKFKTLEPDVWLNIWDKENSDKSIKIDTLFYDEIPKYLEFRGTVVEALRWNDALGENILIQTVTGHFNWKDYDENLTDFMLQDKSELFAYLFRKKRSENEFSRVWKLYDYNKCYGVDWFTGFIPKATTITDIDKDGISEITLPYVLICRGGMDPGEMKIIMYEDNVKYALRGTTMLMCKSKEHYGGEFEPSDNLKKESTLYDFLKKRWETHKCENDRFY, from the coding sequence ATGAAAAAAAATCTAGTATTATTTTTAGTATTTACATTTGGCTTGTTTTTTGGACAAAATAAAAATCATTCAGAAAAATTTAAAACTCTTGAACCAGATGTTTGGTTAAATATTTGGGATAAAGAAAATTCAGATAAATCCATTAAAATTGACACACTTTTTTACGATGAAATTCCAAAATACCTAGAATTTAGAGGAACAGTTGTGGAAGCATTAAGATGGAATGATGCTTTAGGAGAAAATATACTCATTCAAACAGTAACAGGTCATTTTAATTGGAAAGATTATGATGAGAATTTAACAGATTTTATGTTACAAGACAAATCCGAACTTTTTGCATATCTATTTCGAAAAAAAAGATCAGAAAATGAATTCAGTCGAGTTTGGAAACTATATGATTACAATAAATGTTACGGAGTAGATTGGTTTACAGGTTTTATTCCAAAAGCAACAACAATTACGGATATTGATAAAGATGGAATATCTGAAATTACTTTACCTTATGTTTTAATTTGTCGAGGTGGAATGGATCCAGGAGAAATGAAAATTATAATGTATGAAGATAATGTAAAATATGCTTTGAGAGGAACAACCATGCTTATGTGTAAAAGTAAAGAGCACTATGGAGGAGAATTTGAACCAAGTGATAATTTAAAAAAGGAAAGTACTCTATATGATTTTCTTAAAAAGCGTTGGGAAACTCATAAATGCGAAAATGATAGGTTTTATTAG
- a CDS encoding acyltransferase family protein: MNDNSKQRIFGLDLMRAIAITMVLCSHILWIYPSKNRFISNIFEMFGLWGVEIFFVLSGFLIGGILYKTYTSTNFSINEVFIFLKRRWFRTLPNYYLVLIINIVVATYIGYEMESLWRYFFFLQNFSSTMLPFFPESWSLSVEEFTYLLVPIVLFCSLKIKVKNKSIRFLSVIIILILFFLITKIVYAVTTDNSSMTQWNLSLKSVVIYRIDAILIGFLMFWISYNYKSFWEKHKKLFFLIGCALMGFIFLGIGTLRILIDTNPYFWNIFYLPLNSICFAMFLPVLSQWKTSKSIYVKPVQFISLISYSIYLIHYCIVMQLMKYWIDTSSFSNIQLHMFTIVYLLVTITASFLLYKFYEKPMTNLRENKI; this comes from the coding sequence ATGAATGATAATAGTAAACAAAGAATTTTTGGATTAGACTTAATGAGAGCCATTGCAATAACAATGGTTTTATGTTCACATATACTTTGGATATATCCTTCAAAAAACAGATTTATTTCTAATATATTTGAAATGTTTGGACTTTGGGGTGTAGAAATCTTTTTTGTATTAAGTGGATTTTTAATTGGAGGAATTCTTTATAAAACATACACAAGCACTAACTTTAGTATAAATGAAGTTTTTATATTTTTAAAGAGAAGATGGTTTAGAACGTTGCCAAATTATTACCTAGTTTTAATAATTAATATTGTTGTTGCTACTTATATTGGTTATGAAATGGAATCTTTGTGGCGATATTTCTTTTTTTTACAGAATTTTAGCTCTACGATGTTACCTTTTTTTCCAGAGTCATGGAGTTTGTCTGTAGAAGAATTTACTTATTTACTTGTGCCAATTGTGCTTTTTTGTTCGTTGAAAATTAAAGTAAAAAACAAGTCAATTCGATTTCTATCTGTAATTATAATACTAATACTATTCTTCTTAATAACAAAAATAGTATATGCAGTAACAACAGATAATTCAAGTATGACACAATGGAATCTTTCTTTAAAATCGGTTGTTATATATAGAATAGATGCGATTTTGATAGGTTTCTTAATGTTTTGGATATCGTATAATTATAAGTCTTTTTGGGAAAAACATAAGAAATTATTCTTCTTAATAGGATGTGCTTTAATGGGATTTATTTTTCTTGGAATAGGAACGTTAAGAATTTTAATAGATACAAATCCATATTTTTGGAACATATTCTATTTGCCATTAAATTCAATATGTTTTGCAATGTTTTTACCTGTTTTATCCCAATGGAAAACATCAAAAAGTATATATGTAAAACCAGTTCAGTTTATTAGCCTAATATCATATTCAATATATTTAATTCACTATTGTATTGTTATGCAATTAATGAAATATTGGATTGATACCTCTTCTTTTTCTAATATACAACTTCATATGTTTACAATAGTTTATTTATTAGTAACTATAACAGCAAGCTTTTTATTGTATAAATTCTATGAAAAACCAATGACAAATCTAAGGGAAAATAAAATTTAA
- a CDS encoding peptidylprolyl isomerase: protein MRFINKKSILALFLLSGAVIMAQAKKEKVDGVVGVVGDYVILDSDIDLEYIQLKAQGVDIKEITRCELFGKQLEDKLYAHQAIQDSIIVSDEEVNGFMNEQMDAMVEQVGSIDKVLKFYRKKNLDEFRAYFFDIIKNNKLTDQMRKKIIDGIEITPEEVRNFFKEIPEDEIPLFGAEVEVSQIVVKPVVSEEEKQKVIDRLKKLRQEVLDGESSFFSRAVLYTEDIASSSNGGFYKINRKTSFVKEFKDVAFTLGEGEISEPFETIFGYHIIMVEKIKGQDIELRHILMSPKVTPEALKEAKEKVELIRSKITSGTITFQEAAKTFSDEKETKNNGGVLLNPRTLEPRFELTKMDPSLYGQVSELKDGEVSLPILSEERGIGKFYKLITVNNRIGEHKADFAQDYLKIKELALRDKQIKAIAKWAEEKIEETYIKIGDDYRDCDFTNNWLKK from the coding sequence ATGAGATTTATAAATAAAAAATCAATACTAGCACTTTTTTTGCTTTCAGGAGCAGTAATAATGGCACAAGCAAAAAAAGAAAAGGTTGATGGAGTAGTTGGTGTTGTGGGAGATTATGTTATTCTTGATTCAGACATAGATTTAGAATACATTCAATTAAAAGCGCAAGGAGTAGATATAAAAGAAATTACCCGTTGCGAATTATTTGGAAAACAATTAGAAGATAAGTTATACGCACATCAAGCCATTCAAGACAGTATTATTGTGTCAGATGAAGAAGTAAACGGATTCATGAATGAGCAAATGGATGCAATGGTAGAACAAGTAGGATCAATAGATAAAGTACTTAAATTCTATAGAAAGAAAAATTTAGATGAGTTTAGAGCTTACTTTTTTGATATAATCAAAAACAATAAGCTAACAGACCAAATGAGAAAGAAAATCATTGATGGTATCGAAATTACACCAGAAGAAGTTCGCAATTTCTTTAAAGAAATTCCAGAAGACGAAATTCCACTTTTTGGTGCAGAAGTAGAAGTATCACAAATCGTTGTTAAACCAGTAGTTTCAGAAGAAGAAAAACAAAAAGTAATTGACAGACTAAAAAAACTTCGTCAAGAAGTATTAGATGGAGAAAGCAGCTTTTTTAGTAGAGCAGTTTTGTATACAGAAGACATAGCATCTAGTTCAAATGGTGGTTTTTATAAAATAAACCGTAAAACATCATTTGTAAAAGAATTCAAAGACGTAGCATTTACACTAGGAGAAGGAGAAATTTCAGAACCATTTGAAACTATTTTTGGATATCATATTATTATGGTTGAAAAAATAAAAGGACAAGATATAGAGCTAAGACACATATTAATGAGTCCAAAAGTTACTCCAGAAGCGTTAAAAGAAGCAAAAGAAAAAGTGGAATTAATACGTTCTAAAATAACAAGCGGAACTATAACATTTCAAGAAGCAGCAAAAACCTTCTCTGATGAAAAAGAAACAAAAAATAACGGAGGTGTTTTGTTAAACCCAAGAACATTAGAACCGCGTTTTGAGTTGACAAAAATGGATCCATCATTGTACGGACAAGTTTCAGAATTAAAAGATGGAGAAGTTTCTCTACCAATACTTTCAGAAGAAAGAGGAATAGGTAAATTCTATAAATTAATTACAGTAAACAATAGAATAGGCGAACACAAAGCAGATTTTGCTCAAGATTATTTAAAAATTAAAGAATTAGCACTTCGCGATAAGCAAATTAAAGCTATTGCAAAATGGGCAGAAGAGAAAATAGAAGAAACATATATTAAAATAGGAGACGATTACAGAGACTGCGATTTTACTAATAACTGGTTAAAAAAGTAA
- a CDS encoding Crp/Fnr family transcriptional regulator, translating to MNSLWFFEDVNLFGILCPHNFKEYKKTHQFNDFNKNDYVYFEDDSADKIYLISSGKIKIGYVTEEGDEIILAILSRGEIFGEKAILGEDKRNEFAQAIEDNTTVCPITSDLMIELLRENREFSLKIYKFIGFRFKKLERRLQLLLFKDTKTRLKEYVKEMAEDFGYKNQVSGDIVIKHPYTQKEIAALIGTSRPTLNILLNELKEEEYLNFNRKEIILRSS from the coding sequence ATGAATTCACTTTGGTTTTTTGAAGATGTTAATCTATTCGGAATATTGTGCCCACATAATTTTAAAGAGTATAAAAAGACTCATCAGTTTAATGATTTCAATAAAAATGATTATGTTTATTTTGAAGATGACAGTGCGGATAAGATTTATTTAATTAGTTCAGGAAAAATCAAGATAGGTTACGTAACAGAAGAAGGGGATGAAATTATTTTAGCTATTTTGTCTAGAGGAGAAATTTTTGGAGAGAAAGCAATCTTAGGTGAAGATAAAAGAAATGAATTTGCACAAGCAATTGAAGATAACACTACTGTTTGTCCTATTACATCTGATTTAATGATAGAGTTATTAAGAGAAAATAGAGAATTCAGTTTGAAGATATATAAGTTTATTGGTTTTAGGTTTAAAAAACTAGAAAGAAGACTTCAATTGTTGCTTTTTAAAGACACAAAAACTAGGCTTAAAGAATATGTAAAAGAAATGGCAGAAGATTTTGGGTATAAAAATCAAGTTTCTGGGGATATTGTGATAAAACATCCTTATACTCAAAAAGAAATTGCAGCATTAATAGGTACTTCTAGACCTACATTAAATATTTTACTTAATGAATTAAAAGAAGAAGAATATTTAAATTTTAATAGAAAGGAAATTATTCTAAGAAGTAGTTAG
- a CDS encoding aconitate hydratase, whose protein sequence is MAFDIEMIEKVYATMAERVDKARELVGRPLTLSEKILYSHLWEKTPSQAFTRGKDYVDFAPDRVACQDATAQMALLQFMHAGKKTVAVPTTVHCDHLIQAKVGADADLTRAKSQSSEVFDFLSSVSNKYGIGFWKPGSGIIHQIVLENYAFPGGMMIGTDSHTVNAGGLGMLAIGVGGADAVDVMSGMSWELKFPKLIGVKLTGKLNGWTAPKDVILKVADILTVKGGTGAIVEYFGEGAESMSCTGKGTICNMGAEIGATTSTFGYDDSMRRYLAATDRQDVVNAADKVAEYLTADKEVYANPEQYFDQLIEINLSELEPHINGPFTPDRGTPVSKMKEEAAANGWPVKVEWGLIGSCTNSSYEDMSRAASIVEQAVAHGISPKAEFGINPGSEQIRYTIERDGIIATFEKMGTKVFTNACGPCIGQWDREGADKEEKNTIVHSFNRNFSKRADGNPNTHAFVTSPEMVAALAISGRLDFNPLTDALLNDKGEEVRLNPPKGDELPNKGFDVEDAGFQAPAADGSSVEVVVSPTSERLQLLEPFKPWNGENITGAKLLIKAFGKCTTDHISMAGPWLRFRGHLDNISNNMLIGAVNAFNQQTNKVKNQLTGDYDAVPAVARAYKAAGVDSIVVGDHNYGEGSSREHAAMEPRFLGVTAVLVKSFARIHETNLKKQGMLGLTFANEADYDRIQEDDTVNFLDLTSFAPGKPLTLEFVHADGSKDVILANHTYNEGQIEWFKAGSALNLIAAGKA, encoded by the coding sequence ATGGCTTTCGATATAGAAATGATTGAAAAAGTGTATGCAACTATGGCGGAACGTGTTGATAAAGCACGTGAGTTAGTAGGTCGTCCACTTACATTGTCTGAAAAGATTTTATATTCGCATTTGTGGGAGAAAACACCTTCACAAGCATTTACAAGAGGAAAAGACTATGTGGATTTTGCTCCAGATAGAGTAGCATGTCAAGATGCAACAGCTCAAATGGCGTTATTACAGTTTATGCATGCAGGTAAAAAAACGGTAGCTGTGCCTACAACAGTGCATTGTGATCACTTGATCCAAGCAAAAGTAGGAGCAGATGCAGATTTAACACGCGCAAAGTCACAATCAAGTGAAGTTTTCGATTTCTTATCTTCAGTTTCTAATAAATATGGGATTGGGTTTTGGAAGCCAGGTTCAGGAATTATTCATCAAATCGTTTTAGAAAATTATGCCTTCCCAGGTGGAATGATGATTGGTACCGATTCTCATACAGTTAATGCAGGAGGATTAGGAATGTTAGCTATTGGTGTTGGTGGTGCTGATGCTGTTGATGTAATGTCTGGAATGTCTTGGGAATTAAAGTTTCCAAAATTAATCGGAGTTAAATTAACAGGTAAATTAAATGGATGGACTGCTCCTAAAGACGTTATCTTAAAAGTAGCTGATATTCTTACTGTAAAAGGTGGAACTGGAGCTATTGTTGAATATTTTGGAGAAGGTGCAGAATCAATGTCATGTACTGGAAAAGGAACAATTTGTAACATGGGAGCAGAAATTGGAGCTACAACTTCAACTTTTGGATACGATGATTCAATGCGTAGATACTTAGCAGCAACGGATCGTCAAGATGTAGTAAATGCAGCAGATAAAGTAGCTGAATATTTAACAGCAGACAAAGAAGTATATGCTAATCCAGAACAGTATTTTGATCAATTAATTGAAATCAATTTATCGGAATTAGAACCACATATCAATGGTCCTTTTACACCAGATAGAGGTACTCCAGTTTCAAAAATGAAAGAGGAAGCAGCTGCTAATGGTTGGCCAGTAAAAGTGGAATGGGGATTAATAGGATCTTGTACAAACTCATCTTATGAAGATATGTCTCGTGCAGCTTCAATTGTAGAACAAGCAGTTGCTCATGGAATTTCTCCAAAAGCTGAATTTGGAATTAACCCAGGTTCAGAGCAAATTCGCTATACAATTGAAAGAGATGGAATTATTGCTACTTTCGAAAAAATGGGAACTAAAGTATTTACAAATGCTTGTGGGCCATGTATTGGACAGTGGGATAGAGAAGGAGCTGATAAAGAAGAGAAGAATACTATTGTTCACTCGTTTAATAGAAACTTCTCTAAACGTGCAGATGGTAACCCAAATACACATGCTTTTGTAACATCACCAGAAATGGTTGCTGCTTTAGCAATTTCAGGAAGATTAGATTTTAATCCTTTAACAGACGCTTTGTTAAATGATAAAGGAGAAGAAGTTAGGTTAAATCCTCCAAAAGGAGATGAATTACCAAACAAAGGATTTGATGTAGAAGATGCAGGTTTTCAAGCACCAGCAGCCGATGGATCATCTGTAGAAGTTGTAGTTTCTCCTACGTCGGAAAGACTACAGTTGTTGGAGCCTTTTAAACCATGGAATGGTGAAAATATTACAGGGGCTAAATTGTTAATAAAAGCATTTGGTAAATGTACAACAGATCATATTTCTATGGCAGGACCATGGTTACGTTTCCGTGGACATTTAGATAATATTTCAAATAATATGCTGATTGGAGCAGTAAATGCATTCAATCAACAAACAAATAAAGTTAAGAATCAACTAACAGGCGATTATGATGCAGTTCCTGCTGTTGCAAGAGCATATAAAGCTGCTGGTGTTGATTCAATTGTTGTAGGAGATCATAATTACGGAGAAGGTTCTTCTCGTGAGCATGCAGCAATGGAGCCTCGTTTCTTAGGAGTTACTGCTGTTTTGGTAAAATCATTTGCACGTATTCATGAAACAAACCTTAAAAAACAAGGTATGTTAGGATTAACATTTGCTAACGAAGCAGATTATGATAGAATTCAAGAAGATGATACAGTTAACTTTTTAGACTTAACTTCTTTTGCACCAGGAAAACCTTTAACATTAGAATTTGTTCATGCTGATGGATCTAAAGATGTAATTTTGGCTAATCATACATATAATGAAGGGCAGATAGAATGGTTTAAAGCAGGTTCTGCATTAAACTTAATAGCTGCTGGAAAAGCTTAA
- a CDS encoding peptidylprolyl isomerase, with the protein MKNFVFIVICFYSSFFLSAQEKEILFTIDNHPYYTSEFLRVYNKNLDLVKDDSQKDLDKYLELFLGYKLKVEKAYKLGLQNNTKYQNELNSYRTQLAKNYLNDSKVTNALVEEAYDRIKKEVRASHILVMVDENAKAEDTLKAYNKIVDIKKRIDKGENFDDLASRFSEDPSAKENKGDLGYFSAFRMVYPFEVAAYKTSVGKTSNPFRTRFGYHILKVTDKRENRGEVTVSHIMIMKPATPNAELELKAKQTIEDIYKKIKQGESFESLANQFSEDKSSAAKGGLLQRFGTGQLTSIEFENIAFGLKDKNQISEPFQSQFGWHIVKLIEKHPVQSLEEMRYELENKVKRDERSLLITNSLAKKVRAKYSFEKNDNVLTAIKSIVTNDYYNEKWEIPQDKKGIEGEIAVINGDGKLYTPDFVKYILNQQKNGIKTKPISKLIDELFEKWMDEKLIEYYDNNLEKEFVEFKYVMDEYRDGLLLFDLMEKEIWTKAKTDTTGLFKFHKEHEKDYMWKKRLDVDLLSSTDEKIIKKAKSYLKKGKTLEYIKEKLNTEEKVNVMVKSGEFEEDYDVLSAFNVKSKGITSVVSKDGYYFVANVKEVKEPQPKEFNECKGKLIGDYQQYLESNWVNELKKEFSVQVNQDVFNNIKGQLEK; encoded by the coding sequence ATGAAAAATTTTGTATTCATAGTAATATGCTTTTATTCGTCATTCTTTTTATCTGCTCAAGAAAAAGAAATATTATTTACAATAGATAATCATCCATACTATACAAGCGAATTTTTAAGAGTTTATAATAAAAACTTAGATTTAGTTAAAGATGATTCTCAAAAAGATTTAGATAAATATTTAGAACTTTTTTTAGGATATAAATTAAAAGTAGAAAAAGCTTATAAATTAGGTTTACAAAACAATACAAAATATCAAAATGAATTAAATTCATATAGAACTCAATTAGCTAAAAACTATTTAAATGATTCTAAAGTAACTAATGCGTTAGTTGAAGAAGCATATGATAGAATAAAAAAAGAAGTTAGAGCGTCGCATATTTTAGTAATGGTAGATGAAAATGCTAAAGCAGAAGACACTTTAAAAGCATATAATAAAATAGTAGATATAAAAAAACGTATAGATAAAGGAGAAAATTTTGATGATTTAGCCTCACGTTTTTCTGAAGATCCTTCTGCAAAAGAAAATAAAGGAGATTTAGGATATTTTTCAGCATTTAGAATGGTATATCCGTTTGAAGTAGCAGCATATAAAACCTCAGTAGGAAAAACATCAAATCCATTTAGAACTCGTTTTGGATATCATATTTTAAAAGTAACTGATAAAAGAGAGAATAGAGGAGAAGTTACAGTGTCTCATATAATGATTATGAAACCAGCTACGCCTAATGCTGAATTAGAATTGAAAGCAAAACAAACAATAGAAGATATCTATAAAAAAATTAAACAAGGGGAAAGTTTTGAGAGCTTGGCAAATCAATTCTCAGAAGATAAATCTAGTGCAGCAAAAGGAGGTCTTTTACAACGATTTGGAACAGGACAATTAACCTCAATTGAATTTGAAAATATAGCCTTTGGACTAAAAGATAAAAATCAAATTTCTGAACCATTTCAATCACAATTCGGATGGCATATCGTTAAACTAATAGAAAAACATCCAGTGCAATCATTGGAAGAAATGCGATATGAGTTAGAAAATAAAGTAAAAAGAGATGAACGTTCATTATTAATTACAAATTCATTAGCAAAAAAAGTTAGAGCTAAATATTCATTTGAGAAAAATGATAATGTTTTAACTGCAATAAAATCGATTGTAACAAACGATTACTACAATGAAAAATGGGAAATTCCACAAGATAAAAAAGGAATTGAAGGAGAAATAGCTGTTATAAATGGTGATGGAAAATTATATACTCCAGATTTTGTGAAATATATTCTTAATCAACAAAAAAATGGAATTAAAACAAAACCAATTTCAAAATTAATAGATGAACTTTTTGAAAAGTGGATGGATGAAAAATTGATAGAGTATTACGATAATAACTTAGAAAAAGAATTTGTAGAATTTAAATATGTTATGGACGAATATAGAGACGGTCTGTTGCTATTTGATTTAATGGAAAAAGAAATATGGACGAAAGCAAAAACGGATACAACAGGATTATTTAAGTTCCATAAAGAACATGAAAAAGATTATATGTGGAAGAAAAGATTAGATGTAGATTTATTGTCTTCTACAGATGAAAAAATAATCAAAAAAGCAAAATCTTATTTGAAAAAAGGAAAAACATTAGAATACATTAAAGAAAAATTGAATACAGAGGAAAAAGTAAATGTAATGGTGAAATCGGGAGAATTTGAAGAAGATTACGATGTTTTATCAGCATTTAATGTAAAATCTAAAGGAATAACTTCAGTTGTTTCAAAAGATGGTTATTACTTTGTGGCGAATGTAAAAGAAGTAAAAGAGCCTCAGCCAAAAGAATTTAATGAATGTAAAGGAAAATTAATAGGCGATTATCAACAATATTTAGAGAGTAATTGGGTTAATGAATTAAAGAAAGAATTTTCCGTTCAAGTAAATCAAGATGTATTTAATAATATAAAAGGACAATTAGAAAAATAA
- a CDS encoding complement C1q domain-containing protein — protein MKKKILLILILTYFPLLAQVGIGTSSPTKELDVNGEFRVRTIPLTTNEPAAKDSVLVVDNLGNLKRISSQNIVNSYLKSAIKGSFSTSSTVSLNLISNKVKIPFDNAEFDVNSEFNTTTNSFVAKQNGIYSIKVQIKSTSAVGAATNFGVAIVKNGTVVSQNSYANLSVLSINVTPPIRSSETLVSLAAGDDITFNIVSDLLNVSILGTSEDCYFTIQQIR, from the coding sequence ATGAAAAAAAAAATACTACTCATTTTAATCCTTACCTACTTTCCTTTACTAGCTCAAGTAGGAATAGGAACATCATCACCTACAAAAGAATTAGATGTAAATGGAGAATTTAGAGTCAGAACAATTCCATTAACAACTAACGAACCAGCAGCAAAAGATTCTGTCTTAGTGGTAGACAATTTAGGAAACCTCAAAAGAATATCTTCCCAAAATATTGTTAATAGTTACCTTAAATCTGCTATAAAAGGCTCTTTTTCTACTAGTTCTACAGTAAGTTTAAATCTTATATCTAACAAAGTAAAAATCCCTTTTGACAATGCCGAATTTGATGTAAACTCTGAGTTCAATACCACTACAAATAGCTTTGTTGCTAAACAAAATGGAATTTATTCTATCAAAGTACAAATAAAATCAACTTCAGCAGTAGGTGCGGCTACAAACTTTGGTGTTGCTATTGTAAAAAACGGAACTGTAGTTTCTCAAAACAGTTATGCAAATCTTAGCGTATTAAGCATTAATGTAACACCACCTATTAGAAGTTCAGAAACACTTGTTTCATTGGCTGCTGGAGACGACATTACATTTAATATTGTAAGCGATTTACTTAATGTCAGCATTCTAGGAACAAGTGAAGATTGCTATTTTACTATTCAACAAATTAGATAA